DNA sequence from the Stigmatella aurantiaca genome:
CCGCCCTCCAGCAAAAAATTCCACTCACGCCCCAAATGGGTGTGCTGGGGAAAGCGGGCCCCGGGCTGCATCCGCACGAAGGCCGCCAGCATCCCCGCCTTCGCAGGGCCGGTCTCCACCGGCAGCAGCCGGATGCCCCGGGTGGGCCCCGGCACCCATGCCTCGGGGGTGTCCAGGGACATCAGCAGGCGCTGGGCCTGCTCTTCCGGAACATCGAAGAACGCGGCGATCTCCTTGCCGAAGCGCTGGAAGCGCCCAGGCCCTTCCATCTCGTGAAGGATGCGGTCCAGAACGCCCGGGGGTGGGTCCTCCGGCACCGTCAGCGTGTCCAATCCCTCCAGCGTGGCGGAGAGCCGG
Encoded proteins:
- a CDS encoding cupin domain-containing protein, with the translated sequence MNHLDDILPDLLLCTLPAAEQRAAEQHLATCERCRAEASRLSATLEGLDTLTVPEDPPPGVLDRILHEMEGPGRFQRFGKEIAAFFDVPEEQAQRLLMSLDTPEAWVPGPTRGIRLLPVETGPAKAGMLAAFVRMQPGARFPQHTHLGREWNFLLEGGIRENSGREFWPGEVLEREEGSAHSFTALEGPDCTAATLLEGVASFDEELGEPGGS